From a single Rosa rugosa chromosome 7, drRosRugo1.1, whole genome shotgun sequence genomic region:
- the LOC133721355 gene encoding uncharacterized protein LOC133721355, which yields MALSSFSSSPSKGIVVTVPVLVLSASVAAVFFFFLLSSLSSCSCGGGGRIAVAGVPSQSGGRDVAAATGRWESGETIRSSKEDVEWVKDQIRVNGLHMQDNVLRKGINPRTRAQQLQDLLQYKGISHYEGPDSGNHTALPCPGELLTEEHHSNYGEPWAGGRDVFEFLAQSSHLKPDSKVLEIGCGTLRVGLHFIRYLHPGHFHCLERDELSLMAAFRYELPSQGLLHKRPLIVKGDNMDFSRFGSDVVYDLIYASAVFLHMPGDLVWLGLERLTNKLKPYDGRIFVSHNIKFCSRLGGEECTKRLTKLGLEYVGKHTHDSLLFNHYEIWFEFKRTKA from the exons ATGGCTCTCTCCTCGTTTTCGTCGTCACCGTCCAAGGGCATAGTGGTAACTGTCCCGGTACTGGTCCTCTCGGCCTCGGTCGCcgccgtcttcttcttcttcctcctctcctctctctcgtcCTGCTCCTGCGGCGGCGGCGGCCGTATCGCCGTCGCCGGCGTTCCTAGCCAGTCCGGCGGAAGAGATGTGGCTGCGGCGACCGGAAGGTGGGAGAGCGGGGAGACGATACGGTCGTCGAAGGAGGATGTGGAGTGGGTGAAGGATCAGATCCGAGTGAATGGGCTGCATATGCAGGACAACGTGTTGCGTAAGGGAATTAACCCTAGGACTCGGGCTCAGCAGCTCCAGGATCTCTTGCA ATACAAGGGTATATCGCACTATGAAGGACCTGATTCTGGAAATCACACTGCCCTCCCATGCCCTGGTGAGCTCCTTACTGAAGAGCACCACAGTAACTATGGTGAGCCTTGGGCAGGGGGGCGAGATGTTTTTGAGTTCCTTGCTCAGTCCAGCCATCTTAAGCCTGATTCAAAGGTTCTTGAGATTGGCTGTGGTACCCTCCGAGTTGGTTTGCACTTCATTCGTTATCTTCATCCCGGACACTTCCACTGTCTCGAAAGAGATGAGCTCTCACTAATGGCTGCCTTTAGATATGAGCTTCCTTCCCAAGGTCTTCTTCATAAGCGCCCTTTAATTGTGAAAGGTGACAACATGGACTTCTCCAGATTTGGTTCAGACGTTGTGTATGATTTGATCTATGCTAGTGCTGTGTTTCTTCATATGCCTGGTGATCTTGTGTGGCTTGGGTTGGAGAGATTGACAAATAAATTGAAACCTTATGATGGGCGAATCTTTGTGTCCCATAATATCAAGTTCTGCTCACGGTTGGGAGGAGAAGAGTGTACAAAACGGCTTACGAAGCTGGGCCTGGAGTATGTCGGAAAACATACACATGACAGCTTGCTTTTTAATCATTATGAGATCTGGTTTGAGTTTAAGCGGACAAAGGCTTAG
- the LOC133721485 gene encoding kinesin-like protein KIN-14U has protein sequence MFISTENEQISVPSNNGCLESAPMESNPDSSDGLPPVSYSSDSPPLPATCTDVNVVPEQQKNQLQQSICNLEGEIAQLKVKQKLWDEKRREALNKIIDIKGSIRVFCRVRPFLVINKRRFREPISAGSEKIVVKSSGTRKEFEFDKVFPQETSQENIFAEVEPILRSALDGHNVCVFAHGQTGTGKTFTMDGTNEEPGIIPRALREIFSQASLDSSSSLTFSMSMLEVYMGNLRDLLSPKAASRPHETVTRCNLSIQTDTKGFIEIEGLTEVPVLDFAKARWWYNRGKRVRSTAWTNVNEASSRSHCLTRITIFRRGDALEAKREVSKLWLVDLGGSERLLKTGATGLTLDEGRAINLSLSSLGDVIAALRRKRGHVPYRNSKLTQILKDSLGHGSKVLMLVHVSPCEEDVAETICSLSFAKRARAIENNREISEDLKKQKEKRTKELENDMREAKEECQKVKNQIQKAELLLHENIKLFSTTYGPSEDEEVPISPRENVKEVIETPRKPEKASRGTAANSLPRFMTSTAASRHRQTAAERQISGKARSLRSYVTKSSIQFSASQSMSYSSDARFRAILKNSNRKSRYSLETDTVPAESPRCPVPVESPRCHVSQLSKAAAPVPRSKLVTSSDPNLKVTLNRHRRRMSDLI, from the exons ATGTTCATTTCTACTGAGAATGAACAGATCTCAGTTCCTTCAAATAATGGGTGCTTAGAATCAGCTCCCATGGAATCAAACCCGGATTCCAGTGATGGGCTGCCGCCTGTTTCGTATTCATCGGATTCACCACCTCTTCCGGCCACTTGTACCGATGTCAATGTGGTGCCGGAGCAACAAAAGAATCAGCTTCAGCAGTCAATCTGCAATCTTGAAG GAGAAATTGCACAGTTGAAGGTGAAGCAGAAGCTATGGGATGAGAAGAGGAGAGAAGCTTTGAATAAGATCATAGACATCAAAG GCAGTATTCGAGTGTTTTGTCGAGTTAGACCATTCCTAGTGATCAACAAGAGAAGATTTCGCGAACCCATTTCAGCTGGATCAGAGAAGATTGTGGTAAAGTCTTCTGGAACAAGAAAGGAATTTGAGTTTGATAAGGTTTTTCCCCAAGAAACAAGCCAAG AAAATATATTTGCTGAGGTGGAACCAATTCTCAGATCTGCACTTGATGGTCATAATGTGTGTGTTTTTGCTCATGGTCAAACTGGCACTGGCAAGACATTTACCATG GATGGCACAAATGAGGAGCCAGGAATCATTCCTAGAGCTCTCAGAGAGATCTTCAGTCAAGCCTCGTTGGATAGCTCGTCTTCTTTAACGTTTTCGATGAGCATGTTGGAAGTTTACATGGGCAATCTCAGGGATCTACTATCCCCAAAAGCAGCCTCAAGACCACATGAAACTGTAACAAGATG CAATCTCAGCATTCAAACAGACACAAAGGGCTTCATAGAAATCGAGGGTCTTACGGAAGTTCCGGTTCTTGATTTTGCTAAAGCTAGATGGTGGTATAATCGGGGGAAGCGAGTTAGATCTACTGCTTGGACTAATGTGAACGAGGCATCTAGCAGGTCTCACTG CTTAACGAGGATAACCATATTCCGACGTGGTGATGCTTTGGAAGCCAAAAGGGAAGTGAGCAAACTGTGGTTGGTTGATCTTGGTGGAAGCGAAAGATTGCTTAAAACAGGAGCAACTGGACTAACACTTGATGAGGGAAGAGCCATAAAtctttctctctcatctttGGGGGATGTTATTGCTGCTCTGAGAAGGAAACGAGGCCATGTGCCTTACAG GAATAGCAAACTCACACAGATCCTTAAGGATTCCTTAG GTCATGGTTCGAAGGTTTTGATGCTTGTGCATGTCAGCCCATGTGAAGAAGATGTTGCGGAGACAATCTGTTCTTTGAGCTTTGCAAAGAGGGCAAGGGCTATAGAGAATAATAGGGAAATATCAGAG GACCTGAAGAAGCAAAAGGAGAAAAGGACCAAGGAGCTTGAAAATGATATGAGAGAAGCCAAAGAAGAATGTCAGAAAGTTAAAAATCAAATACAGAAGGCTGAGTTACTGTTACATGAAAACATAAAGCTGTTCTCAACCACTTATGGACCTTCTGAAGATGAGGAGGTCCCCATTAGTCCCAGAGAAAATGTGAAGGAAGTCATAGAAACACCTCGAAAACCTGAGAAAGCAAGTAGAGGAACTGCTGCTAATTCTTTGCCGCGGTTCATGACTTCCACTGCAGCCAGTCGACATAGACAAACTGCTGCAGAAAGACAAATTTCTGGCAAAGCAAGAAGCTTGAGATCATATGTGACCAAAAGCTCAATCCAATTCTCGGCTTCACAGTCAATGAGTTACTCCTCAGATGCTCGGTTCAGAGCCATTTTGAAAAATTCAAACAGAAAGTCCCGATATTCACTGGAAACAGATACTGTCCCTGCAGAGAGTCCCAGGTGCCCTGTCCCTGTAGAGAGTCCCAGGTGCCATGTCTCGCAGCTGTCCAAGGCGGCTGCCCCGGTGCCACGAAGCAAGCTGGTCACTTCATCGGATCCAAACTTGAAAGTTACGCTTAATCGTCATAGAAGAAGGATGTCTGATCTAATCTAA